ACTTATGCAGAAATGAAAAAGAGGCTGTGAAACTTTCAAGGCCAGTTCTTATTAAACATACGGACAGTCATGAGAGCTTCATGTGAGCTTTTCAATGAGTGTTAAATGTTGTCTTGATATTGCACTCCCATAAAGGAAGTTCTAAATACTACTAAATTCATTCATTATGAATTGTTAAGAGGAACAATATTAACCAAATGCTAAAGAGTAATTTAGATTTGGTTTAGGATAGAGAAGTAGGTGGGGTGCCTAAATAAATCAAATCTGTTCGGCATTCTCCAATTTAGTTCCTTTAACCCTCTATGGCACGATGTTATCTCTATAGGTAATAACCCCAGTTCTCCACTTTCTGAGCATATAATATGGTTAATAGTGAAGGGATGACATGGTGCATGTGTGAAGGTCCCCAAAAAagctaatttttatttatttttcacctataaaaaaaatttagagtcatataaattatgtttatgttaTGAGAAATTGCTGTGTGACAGCAGACATCTtcttaattacattttgttgaataatccattattattaatcaacatttttattaccCACTCAgaatttaagttaaattaagGCAAACATTCTATTAGAATGTAGAAGATAATTCTATTAGATACTGTCAGCAGttaaagctatttttttagaattttaataatcattaaatatttaGTCACCCACTTTCCCttacaatatttaaataaaaataaatttcacctattatttactatttattttaaattactaatatatatatatatatatatatatatatatatatatatatatatatatatatatatatatatatattagtaatgAGGACAAATTTATGCaagaaaataactttttttggtttcaAAATACAAGCAAAAGAGGGTTTCAATTATGGAATTCGCTGTGCCTAACATTATGCCTTTAAAATTAGTAACTTGCAAATACAAACAAAAGATACACTGCCTATTACTCAAAAACCAAAATGTTGCCAAAACGCCCATTTAATTTCCACCTGTCCAAAAATAACACGCGCCCAGAGTTTCTTAAGCCACATTTATACGACAAACCCATCGAGATTTAATGCTCTGTAACTTTTGCAAATGTTAAACGAACCTAAAATCACTTACCTGCAATGAAAAGTATCCAAACTTTGATTCGGGCTCAGTTCAGCGTTTACCTGACGGGCGCGTAATAGATCAGGTGAGGTTTAGATCCGCGTGTGTTCGTCCTCTCAGCTCCAGCAGGTCAAATAGTCGTGGACTGACTGATCACAGCTCTCCAGTCGGACTCTCTCATGtccatgttgttttttttacaggcATGAGACGACAGAAAACGTATTTGCAGAAGTTGAACAGGTACCACCCTTCCGGATGACATGGGCTAATGTAAACGGAAGTGGTGTGTGTTTCAGTTTTCATACATGCTGTGTGACCCAACTGCGCTCTGTGTTATAGTGTGTAGCGTTTGACAACATGAAAATGCTATAGTGCATATCATTAGGGGAAATGAGAGAGGTAAATCCTATACCAAAAACGAATGTCTGAACTGTAAACATTCACCAAATATGACAAATGACAGAAATACAGGAGGCAAATACTCATTTAATAAGACTGTTCTTAGGCTACATTTAGTGCTGTTTAGACTTTAAACTGCAATGCGTTTATTTGTTCACTAGGTGGGTTCTGTGACTTATGGTATTTGTTAATACGCCATTTGACCCCTAGAGAAAAcctgtaaaataaattaattaaaaaataaagaaataataagATTATAAAATAAACTACTTTAAATGAATACAAATGGGATTAAAGTAACATATATTCGTTTGATATAACTTAAGTGGTAACTTAATAGAAACATATTTtagatttataataatttttcagTGTATACATTTGGgtgtttataaaagatagatgcCTTTTAAAGTTTAGGATGGGGGTCCTTCGCATGACTATATTTGGGGGTTTCAAAGATTGAAAACCCCTGTACTAGACTAGCATAAAGTGTAGATTTGCCCACCATATGAGCTTATTatacttttgttttattttttaagactAAACTGCTTTTTAATTCGTTTAATTGTTCATTAAAAGCTAGactacattaaatatttttcttttaaaattaatttcaagaGTATTTAAgttaactttaaataaataaataaataaataaataaatagtagtTAAAAATAGTGCCGTGTCCGTTCCAAAGTTGCGTAATGACGTCGTGCGTGAACAGCCGGTGTTTCCAGGGGAACGTGACTTGTTTAGGACTCTAAACAAGTTGCTATTCAGTCGCATTATTGCGTtcgataaaaatatatatatatttttttgttacgATTTTACTTTTGATCTTAAAACGTTCGTACTCTATAGCCTAATTAATCCGTCTTGTTTTTTAATCTGGTgcattataattttaaactttacccGTATGTAGTTGTGACATAAATCAGGTCACATTCATTTAAACCTGAAAAGACTGTTGCGTCTTATtaggattttttattatgaaatgttGATTGATAAATGCTGAAAAGtttgattttaaattattatttgacTTGACTAAGCTTGTAAGGCTTGAATGTCAAAATGTCAAACTTGGCagcttatttaaaataattagtgTAGTACATAAGACTACAAGACATTTTTTAAGCTCGATGTCTTAAACATCCTTGTTTTGAGAATGACTGGGGAAATAACAAGCACACACAGGTTTGATGGTCTCTCAGTTCGTAAGCGTATCAAATGTGAGGACCTCCAAATGTTGTTCCACAGTCAAGAGATTCAGAACCTGAGACCTCTTTCACTACTCTGGCACTTGGACATCAATGGTGACAGGATGAATGGTTAGTACTTCCTTCACAAGCTTTCTCTGGTTTATTCATTCTTGAAGTTTTGACATCAATATTACAGTACAAATTCATCTTCAGACAGGTCTAAGGAGGTGAGATCAGAGTCTTCAGCTTATAAGAAGGATACAAGCACTCCAACCTCTTTGACACAGTTGTGCAAACAGCTGGAGGGGAGAATCACCCAGAAATCACAACATTACTCCATCTGCCATGAAGACAGACAGTCTCTGGTCAGTCTCAAACAGACGCtctaataaattatataaataaatagaagcatttaaaaaataattgaaaaaatatagaaaattaAGCCACAACAAACAGATGTTGAGTTGTACAGTTATTGTTTATGTAGTCAATCTCAAACTTAAAGTATGAAGGAAGTATGAATTCCTTTTTTAAATTAGTGATATATCTCTTCTTTTTGCTTTTGACATTCAGACTGCAGTGTTGACCTCTGAGCTGGGTCTGATCTGGCAGAACCTGAAAACCCCGTGTGTGGACACCACACTGACCCAGGAAGAGAAAGTGCAGCTGCACTGCCAGACTTTCAGTGAAGTGCTGCACATCTGTGAGCAGCTGTTTCTTCACTACCTGCAGCTGACGAAAACTCTACAGAGGCGAGGCGTCTTCAGTGACTGTGCTAATCGCAGTAGGGTGGCAGCTCAGCTCGCTATGGACTGTACCAGACTGTGAGTGCTGCTCTTTTTACCTGAATTATAGTGACTTTAACAAGCTTTGATCCCATAAAATAGCCCATTTGATGACATATAGTGTGGCACTGCTTATGTAACTGTTTCTGTTTACAGCTTGAATGTTCGCTCCATAAGATGCAGGATTGTCACAGGAATCAAGTCTGCACGGAAGGCCAGAACAAATGCTGTTACAGAGCAGAAGGCACGGAGCACGGAGAGGTCCATGACGGGCACACCATGGGAAAAAGCTGTTGAGGAtgacctcaaggaggtgtgcttgtgtgtacagtatgtgtgttgTAAAGTAAGACTGTAAGGTCAAATCAATGAATTTCTGTGTTTCCAGATTCAGGAGAAAATTGGGGAGCTGGATCTGCAAAATGTGTATGACCTCCTGCCCTGCCACATGGAGCCAATTTGCTATAAGAGAGACACTCAGTGTACGGCAAGATACACAGTTACATTTAGGGATAGTTCATcatatactcaccctcatgttgttccaaacctgtatggaacacaaaaggagatatttggAATAATAGTATTTTTTACCATACAATCAAAGTCAATAGGGTGTAATGttgttagatagatagatagatagatagatagacagacagatggacggacagatagatagatgaacggacagatagacagacggatatatggacagacagatagatagatagacagacagacagacagaaagatagatagatagatagatagatagatagatagatagatagatagacggatagatggacagatagatagacagacagaaagatagatagatagatagatagatagatagatagatagacagacagatacatagataaatggatagacagacagatgggtagatagatagacagaaagacagacagacgggtagatagatagatagacaaatatatagacagacagacagatagatagatagatagatagatcgacagacggatagatagatagatagatagatagatagatagatagatagatagatagatagacagacagatggacggacagatagatagatgaacggacagatagacagacggatatatggacagacagatagatagatagacagacagacagaaagatagatagatagatagatagatagatagatagatagatagatagatagatagatagacggatagatggacagatagatagacagacagaaagatagatagatagatagatagatagacagacagatacatagataaatggatagacagacagatgggtagatagatagacagaaagacagacagacgggtagatagatagatagacaaatatatagacagacagacagatagatagatagatagatcgacagacggatagatagatagatagatagatagatagatagatagatagatagacagacagacagacagacagacagaagggtagattgactgacagactgaaatgatgacagaatctgCTTTTTGAATGAACTACCCGTTTAAATTGATGGGTTATAATTCAGGATGTGGCACCAGGACATTGTCATTTTTGCATGTGTCCAGGTTCCACAGCCAGCATGGCCAGTATACCGACACAAGACCAGCATCAGAGTCCTAGTCCAAACCGGTTGTTCAGAATGAAGGTGACCAGGACTTTTTAATCATTCGCATTGCACAAATTCTATATTACAACTTTTCAAACTTGTAGATTTTATAATATTCTTCACAATTTGTCCTTCCACCCTCTCAGGGATGTCATTCCATGCCTGATCTACAGAGGGAGACACTGCTGGAGGAACTGGAGATAACGCTGCCTGATCGGCCTCCATCCCCATCGGTCCTACTGTCCACAGATCCTCCCTCCAGCCTGGAGACACACATCAGTCCTGGGGAGGATCTGAGGAGGTTGGGCTGTAACGAAGTACCCATACAACATAACAATCACAGTGACAGTGTCTATGTGCATAAGTAATCTGAACTGAAACTGCATTTGTGCATATGTGTTTTTAGATTATTACAAGAGAGCGATTACAAGGATGACAATAACTGTGAGACAGATCTGTGCCCGCTTATAGAAGCCATGATCTGTTATAATTCTAGCAGACTCCAAAGGCTCAAACAAAGACTACAGGTACAGAAATAAACTAACTGCAGACATAACCATGTGCAGAATACCTGTACCATCTGCAAATGTGACTTACAGTTGTTTTATTGCCATTTCCTTCTAGAAACTaatggaggaagaggaggaaacAAAGAAGCACAAAATTCTTGCGGAGAAACCTTCAGACACACAAGGAGACGTGGTCATTATGACGGTTTCACCTCAAACCATTGTGCGCACAACAGCAGCCCGAGTGTCCGATAGGGTTCTCCCGGAGACCATCAAAATGTACCCACCAGTCTACAATGACCTCAATAAAGAGGTGGTACTCTGATTTCACAGCAGTGTTTAgtacttttataatatttattaatatttttaattagtttttatttatttttaatttttttatttcagttttagatttaattttagtacttcagcttATTTTATCTCAGTTAGTTGACAAGGCAACAGTTTTTCAtgatatatttctattttatttcagctttatttcaattagtaaaacagatttttaatatttgtagattttatatatatatataaaatatcctTATCTATCAACTAGGCTACAACATCTCATTTGTGTTATATTGGACTTACCTATATAATCATTATTAACCTCTAGATCGATTCAGCATCGGTCATTCAGATGGATCGGAACTTGGTTGGAGAAAATATGGAAATAAGCAAAGTCTATGAAGAACTATCCAAAAGTATTTCAACAAAGTATTTCAACTTTGATGAGGTAAGCTGAGTTAGTGCTTGTGGACTACCTGGGGTATTTTCAAATGTAGATGTTTTGTAGGTGACATATCACAACATCCTCATATCATGAAGTTGAGAACATCAAAAgcagttttctattttttatagGACCCCAGGATTGAGCCTGCTCTGAAAAATTCCACATGCTGCTCAAAAAGATTAATTGATGACAAGCTAATCAACCCATCACTCAGGAAGCCCAACCCATACAGCATATCCCACAGGTGTTCACTCCTTTCTTATTATCTATGATTGTGGTTCTTTGATACCCCAAAATTATAGAAAtctttaatttaacaacataaaTGCAGAGAGAGAACAGAGAGGGCTGCGAACAGAAAGAGGCCTGTGGATGCGACCACACGAGTGTACAGAGCCTGGTTTCAGTGGTGGAGGTGCCAACTATCAGTGGATGATTATCTTAACTACATTTCCAACCAGGTAAGTTTATAACaggagtgtgtttatgagtAATAAATGCTAAATATATTCAGGATGCAGGCTCATTGCTTGTGTTATTTGTGCCCTGGTTTTAAAGGACTCTGATTATCTGTCAGTGCTGTTTCACCTGTATGACAGTGATGATGAAGAGGCAGAGAGACACAAGCTGACTCAGCTGCAGAGAGATGAGAGGAAAAGGTCTGGTATTAACAGATGGGATTCATTTCTAGTTTATCCTCCCTCATTTACTCTGAGAATGACTCATGATGACTTGCAATTGTTTCGTCCATAACACAACACTTCTAATACTGGGAATGTTACTGTCAGCAAATGGCTAAACAATTTTTTTGCCTGTTCCATTttctataattaaatcaaaGTTAGCCTGTAGATTTAGCTTCTAATTTTTATCTGACTGTGATCTCTTCCAGAAGGCAGCAGGAAAGGATCAGTTCACTTAGGAGACAGAAACAGGAATTTGTTCCTGGATTCTGGAACATCAACACTATAAAGATGGGAGGACTGGGGAGGGAACCAGAACCGGATggcatgttgttgtttttaaaatattggtACATTTATGAACATGCATTATTTAGTGTCCTAAAAGGCATGCGTGCTGTGTTTCAGAGAGAAATCCAGAAGAGGAAATACAAGATGCAGTGAGTTCATGTTCTCTTCCTCATAATATAATTATGCACTTCTGTTTTCCACTGATTTCTGCTTCATCTATCACATCATGTTAGCGTTATATTTAGGACAGGTTTCTATTTAGCAAAAATAATtatagatagaaagacagacagacagacagacagacagactcaATACGATacaatagatagatacatacatacaaaagaTAGATATTATACGATATGATACGATGCAATAGATATGATATGATAGATACTATACGATAGATACAAAAGATAGATACGATTTGATAGATACAAAAGATAGATACAatacgatagatagatagaatacgATATGATAGATACGATACGATAGATACAAAAGATAGATACGATATACAAAAGATAGATACGATATACAAAAGATAGATACGATACGATAGATACAAAAGATAGATACGATATACAAAAGATAGATACGATACGATAGATACAAAAGATAGATAcgatatgatagatagatagaatatgATATGATAGATacgatatgatatgatataatAGATACAATACGATAGATACAAAAAATAGATACGATACAATACGATAGATACGATACGATATAATAGATTCGATACGATAGATATGATATGATAGATATGATAGATACAAAAGATGGATACGATATGATATGATACGATAGATACAAAGGATAGATACGTTACAATACGATAGATACAAAAGATAGATACAAAAGATAGATACAAAAGATAGATACGATACGATAGATACAAAAGATAGATACGATACGATAGATACAAAAGATAGATACGATACGATAGATAGAATACGATATGATAGATACGATACAATAGATAGAAAAGATAGatacgatagatagatagaatacgATATGATAGATACGATACGATAGatacgatagatagatagatagatagaatacgATATGATAGATACAATAGATACAAAAGATAGATACGATACGATAGATAGAATACGATATGATAGATACGatacaatagatagatagatagatagaatacgATATGATATATACGATACAATAGATACAAAAGATAGATACGATACAATAGatacaatagatagatagatagatagatagaatacgATATGATAGATACGATACGATAGATACAAAAGATAGATACGATATACAAAAGATAGATACGAtacaatagatagataggatACGATACGATAGATACAAAATATAGATAcgatatgatagatagatacgATATGATATAATAGATACGATACGATAGATACAAAAAATAGATACGATACAATACGATAGATACGATACAATACGATAGATACGATACGATATAATAGATTCGATACGATAGATATGATATGATAGATATGATAGATACAAAAGATAGATACGATACGATATGATATGATAGATACAAAGGATAGATACGTTACCATACGATAGATACAAAAGATAGATACGAGATAGATACAAAAGATAGATACGATACGATAGATACAAAAGATAGATACGatacgatagatagatagaatacgATATGATAGATACAAAAGATAGatacaatagatagatagaatacgATATGATAGATACGATACAATAGATacaaaagatagatagatagatagaatacgagataatatatatatgatacaaTAGATACAAAAGATAGATATGATACGATAGATAGAATACGATATGATAGATACGATACGATAGATACAAAAAATAGATACGATACAATACGATAGATACGATACGATATAATAGATTCGATACGATAGATATGATATGATAGAGACAAAGGATAGATACGTTACAATACGATAGATACGATCCGATAGATACAAAAGATAGATAAGATACGATAGATACGATACGTTATGATATGATAGATACAAAAGATAGATACGATATAATACGACAGATAAAAAAGATAGATAAGATACGATAGATACGATACAATATGATAGATACGatatgattgattgattgattgattgatcttCAGTCTGGGGGACAGGCTGCATGTCCTGGAGAGGAAGATGAAGGTCCAGCTGTTGGTTTGCTGGATGGAGAACAGATGCAGGTCAGGCTGGAAAGGGTCTGGAACGCCCTGCATCTGCCAGAAGGACAGCGGCTAGACATGGCCATCAAATACAGCTCCCATGAGTACAGAGACCATCTGCAGGAGGTAGAGATAATGAGAATGAACTCTTCTGCCTTTCCATCATGATCATCAAGGTTTTATGTTGTCACATGGATGTATTTGTGCTATTAGGCAATTGTTGCATGGGAGCAGGCTGCTCGTTTGATCCAGAAGAGGGAGCTGTTGCTGTCCAGGTTGGAGGACTTTGAGAGAGAGGCATCTGACCCCAACAGATTTTTCCTGCAAGGTACATCAGAGGCACAGAATAATGAAGTTTGACCCTTGAAATCTGCATTTTGGATGGTGTATTGCCTGCATGGCTTTATATTTTGAGACATTATTATGAATCAAATACAGATTTGTTGCGAATACACAGGTTATCATGGTTCATCTATCGCTAGAATGGAGGAGGCAAGTCAAAGGGAGAAGCTCAACTTTCAGATTGCAGTTGTAGACCAAGAACTGTCCAGAACTATGGGCCACATCACAACCCGTTTCAATGACAACATCAGCTATAAGGTGAGTGCATTAGTTATCTGTTATCTGCACCAGAAACTGTTGATCCTGTTGTTCGTCCTTATCGCTGCTGTTTTGTTTCTCACAGGGTCGGCTGTACAGGGAGAAGATGCGCTGGGACCGTACTGAGATGCTGTACTGGCTGCAGCAGGAGAGGAGGGTCCAGTCGCTGGAGATGTTTGTAGAAGGACGGACAGCTCTGCCTGTAAGGCTTCCTCCTCTGAGCCAAAGCCAGGAGAACCATCAAACTCTCCACAAACAACCTCTATCAGACTGTGAGAGAAATGGCCGATTATTGCAACACTGTGaactctaaatatatatatcgaTGTAGGCCAAATACTAGCAAATAAATTTTCATAGACCTGTGAACTTTCAGACTCTAAAAAGAAATATGCttaagttttacattttttttttttttttttaattattcattttatattttatttatatatcccTTTTTTGGGCAGCTTAGAAATTATATCAGATGTTAAAATGTGAAAACAATTACagttttgtgtgaaaatgagattaaatacatgttGTTAAGTATTACACACCAGtgctattttagtattattgcgatactattatagtttttattaaaattttgaattagtttt
Above is a genomic segment from Megalobrama amblycephala isolate DHTTF-2021 linkage group LG14, ASM1881202v1, whole genome shotgun sequence containing:
- the pnpla8 gene encoding coiled-coil domain-containing protein 87 isoform X2, which encodes MTGEITSTHRFDGLSVRKRIKCEDLQMLFHSQEIQNLRPLSLLWHLDINGDRMTDRSKEVRSESSAYKKDTSTPTSLTQLCKQLEGRITQKSQHYSICHEDRQSLTAVLTSELGLIWQNLKTPCVDTTLTQEEKVQLHCQTFSEVLHICEQLFLHYLQLTKTLQRRGVFSDCANRSRVAAQLAMDCTRLLNVRSIRCRIVTGIKSARKARTNAVTEQKARSTERSMTGTPWEKAVEDDLKEIQEKIGELDLQNVYDLLPCHMEPICYKRDTQCSTASMASIPTQDQHQSPSPNRLFRMKGCHSMPDLQRETLLEELEITLPDRPPSPSVLLSTDPPSSLETHISPGEDLRRLLQESDYKDDNNCETDLCPLIEAMICYNSSRLQRLKQRLQKLMEEEEETKKHKILAEKPSDTQGDVVIMTVSPQTIVRTTAARVSDRVLPETIKMYPPVYNDLNKEIDSASVIQMDRNLVGENMEISKVYEELSKSISTKYFNFDEDPRIEPALKNSTCCSKRLIDDKLINPSLRKPNPYSISHRERTERAANRKRPVDATTRVYRAWFQWWRCQLSVDDYLNYISNQDSDYLSVLFHLYDSDDEEAERHKLTQLQRDERKRRQQERISSLRRQKQEFVPGFWNINTIKMGGLGREPEPDERNPEEEIQDASGGQAACPGEEDEGPAVGLLDGEQMQVRLERVWNALHLPEGQRLDMAIKYSSHEYRDHLQEAIVAWEQAARLIQKRELLLSRLEDFEREASDPNRFFLQGYHGSSIARMEEASQREKLNFQIAVVDQELSRTMGHITTRFNDNISYKGRLYREKMRWDRTEMLYWLQQERRVQSLEMFVEGRTALPVRLPPLSQSQENHQTLHKQPLSDCERNGRLLQHCEL
- the pnpla8 gene encoding coiled-coil domain-containing protein 87 isoform X1, coding for MTGEITSTHRFDGLSVRKRIKCEDLQMLFHSQEIQNLRPLSLLWHLDINGDRMNDRSKEVRSESSAYKKDTSTPTSLTQLCKQLEGRITQKSQHYSICHEDRQSLTAVLTSELGLIWQNLKTPCVDTTLTQEEKVQLHCQTFSEVLHICEQLFLHYLQLTKTLQRRGVFSDCANRSRVAAQLAMDCTRLLNVRSIRCRIVTGIKSARKARTNAVTEQKARSTERSMTGTPWEKAVEDDLKEIQEKIGELDLQNVYDLLPCHMEPICYKRDTQCSTASMASIPTQDQHQSPSPNRLFRMKGCHSMPDLQRETLLEELEITLPDRPPSPSVLLSTDPPSSLETHISPGEDLRRLLQESDYKDDNNCETDLCPLIEAMICYNSSRLQRLKQRLQKLMEEEEETKKHKILAEKPSDTQGDVVIMTVSPQTIVRTTAARVSDRVLPETIKMYPPVYNDLNKEIDSASVIQMDRNLVGENMEISKVYEELSKSISTKYFNFDEDPRIEPALKNSTCCSKRLIDDKLINPSLRKPNPYSISHRERTERAANRKRPVDATTRVYRAWFQWWRCQLSVDDYLNYISNQDSDYLSVLFHLYDSDDEEAERHKLTQLQRDERKRRQQERISSLRRQKQEFVPGFWNINTIKMGGLGREPEPDERNPEEEIQDASGGQAACPGEEDEGPAVGLLDGEQMQVRLERVWNALHLPEGQRLDMAIKYSSHEYRDHLQEAIVAWEQAARLIQKRELLLSRLEDFEREASDPNRFFLQGYHGSSIARMEEASQREKLNFQIAVVDQELSRTMGHITTRFNDNISYKGRLYREKMRWDRTEMLYWLQQERRVQSLEMFVEGRTALPVRLPPLSQSQENHQTLHKQPLSDCERNGRLLQHCEL
- the pnpla8 gene encoding coiled-coil domain-containing protein 87 isoform X3 yields the protein MTGEITSTHRFDGLSVRKRIKCEDLQMLFHSQEIQNLRPLSLLWHLDINGDRMNDRSKEVRSESSAYKKDTSTPTSLTQLCKQLEGRITQKSQHYSICHEDRQSLTAVLTSELGLIWQNLKTPCVDTTLTQEEKVQLHCQTFSEVLHICEQLFLHYLQLTKTLQRRGVFSDCANRSRVAAQLAMDCTRLLNVRSIRCRIVTGIKSARKARTNAVTEQKARSTERSMTGTPWEKAVEDDLKEIQEKIGELDLQNVYDLLPCHMEPICYKRDTQCSTASMASIPTQDQHQSPSPNRLFRMKGCHSMPDLQRETLLEELEITLPDRPPSPSVLLSTDPPSSLETHISPGEDLRRLLQESDYKDDNNCETDLCPLIEAMICYNSSRLQRLKQRLQKLMEEEEETKKHKILAEKPSDTQGDVVIMTVSPQTIVRTTAARVSDRVLPETIKMYPPVYNDLNKEIDSASVIQMDRNLVGENMEISKVYEELSKSISTKYFNFDEDPRIEPALKNSTCCSKRLIDDKLINPSLRKPNPYSISHRERTERAANRKRPVDATTRVYRAWFQWWRCQLSVDDYLNYISNQDSDYLSVLFHLYDSDDEEAERHKLTQLQRDERKRRQQERISSLRRQKQEFVPGFWNINTIKMGGLGREPEPDERNPEEEIQDASGGQAACPGEEDEGPAVGLLDGEQMQVRLERVWNALHLPEGQRLDMAIKYSSHEYRDHLQEAIVAWEQAARLIQKRELLLSRLEDFEREASDPNRFFLQGYHGSSIARMEEASQREKLNFQIAVVDQELSRTMGHITTRFNDNISYKGRLYREKMRWDRTEMLYWLQQERRVQSLEMFVEGRTALPVRLPPLSQSQENHQTLHKQPLSDCRL